In Apium graveolens cultivar Ventura chromosome 10, ASM990537v1, whole genome shotgun sequence, the following are encoded in one genomic region:
- the LOC141693075 gene encoding mitogen-activated protein kinase kinase kinase NPK1-like, whose protein sequence is MATGKPPWSEHYQEVAALFHIWTTKFHPPIPDHLSTEAKDFLLKCLNKEPDLRLTTSNLLQFHILTRSNAPLEDRA, encoded by the exons ATGGCTACTGGAAAACCTCCTTGGAGTGAGCATTATCAAGAG GTTGCTGCTCTATTCCATATATGGACAACGAAATTTCATCCACCTATTCCAGATCATCTATCGACCGAGGCTAAGGATTTTTTGTTAAAATGTCTAAACAA GGAACCAGACTTGAGGCTTACTACATCAAACTTATTACAG TTCCATATTTTAACGCGTTCAAATGCACCGCTGGAGGACAGAGCATGA